In Leptospira harrisiae, a genomic segment contains:
- a CDS encoding sulfatase family protein, whose product MGPNQAPLFPIRILKITIWFTVFFYLFFLIFNTSFTIMGVDVGDFLKQYLGAFFGVYLSTTFKVFSVSLFLHLTLFSLVYLTYHFLKRPNVPWYELSGWVVLIECLALLHSMVSFPQIYGEFFFFRYPSFAPFLYFLTDHTKPGYFSLVLGILILGFASVLFRQIYLYKTKESLFALLHVLALGLLHASGYYMVGIFYFAILFWQGKHYQKIHVQSYGFAILLFLFLYLIPSIWTRIEAFTRTESKGKPPIFIIAADSLRYDRIGFKLNGKSITPNIDLFSNDSIVFHDHHTTIPRTFPSWADLLTGQYSMSHKVRDMFPSPEEKQRIGSRAFSTIQQKLKEIGYRSYAIGSFAADIFPRANFGFDEVLAPNFNARIMTVQRTAESQLFLMPFLTGSWFSGRKYLEEMDGLSTWGDGSRILDRFRSVLNREGQDSFSVTYFSSVIHFPYTPAYPYYKTFTDPNYYGKYKYLKFVDPTNSTTPDEEEIKQIRGLFDSAVFAFDSEFGDIISDLKDKGIYDEAIIILTADHGEALYEDVHGQGHGEHLRGEAVTHVPLLIKFPKSTNSIKPNQQFTGITSSIDIYPTLMDYLNIATKQKFPGRSLLPTIGKSNWEDDRLVYAETGIWFSDAGDHFFQKQRIPYPNILSLHQVVPEQDYQIMITDPIYRETIAFSKHRSVQNSNYKLIYIPTRQGVIFELYDRKKDPLNTKNLYPNHPMAVKMKDMLYQTVIQWEDASLAGEYLIPSSLSDINEN is encoded by the coding sequence ATGGGTCCGAACCAAGCCCCTCTTTTCCCCATCCGAATCCTTAAAATTACCATTTGGTTTACCGTTTTTTTTTATCTATTTTTTTTAATCTTTAATACTAGTTTTACCATTATGGGAGTTGATGTAGGTGACTTCCTCAAACAGTATTTAGGTGCTTTTTTTGGGGTTTACCTTTCGACAACATTCAAAGTTTTTTCAGTTTCTCTTTTTTTGCACCTAACTCTCTTTTCATTGGTTTATTTAACTTACCATTTCCTGAAACGACCTAATGTTCCTTGGTATGAATTATCGGGTTGGGTGGTTTTGATTGAATGTTTGGCTTTACTACATTCGATGGTGAGTTTCCCACAAATTTATGGTGAGTTCTTTTTTTTCCGTTATCCTTCCTTCGCACCGTTTTTATATTTTTTAACAGATCATACAAAACCTGGATATTTCAGTTTGGTACTCGGAATTCTTATTTTGGGATTTGCCTCAGTTCTTTTTCGGCAGATTTATCTGTACAAAACCAAAGAAAGTTTATTTGCCTTGTTACATGTGTTAGCCCTTGGGTTATTACATGCATCTGGTTATTATATGGTAGGGATTTTTTATTTTGCGATTCTTTTTTGGCAAGGTAAACACTATCAAAAAATACATGTCCAGTCTTATGGATTTGCCATCCTTTTGTTTCTTTTTCTTTATTTGATTCCCAGTATTTGGACAAGGATTGAGGCATTCACTCGCACTGAATCAAAAGGCAAACCTCCTATTTTTATTATCGCAGCAGATTCCTTACGTTACGATCGAATAGGCTTCAAACTCAATGGAAAAAGTATCACTCCTAACATCGATTTGTTTTCCAATGATAGTATTGTATTTCATGACCATCATACAACCATTCCTCGCACCTTCCCCAGTTGGGCAGATTTACTCACCGGTCAATATTCTATGAGTCATAAGGTTCGGGATATGTTTCCTTCACCTGAAGAAAAACAACGAATCGGATCGCGAGCTTTTTCCACAATCCAACAAAAGTTAAAAGAAATTGGATACCGTAGTTATGCGATCGGAAGTTTTGCCGCTGATATTTTCCCCCGAGCAAACTTTGGATTTGATGAGGTCCTTGCGCCAAATTTTAATGCTCGTATTATGACAGTTCAGCGGACAGCTGAATCACAACTTTTCCTAATGCCTTTTCTTACAGGGTCTTGGTTCTCTGGTAGGAAGTATCTGGAAGAAATGGATGGATTGTCCACTTGGGGAGATGGGAGTCGTATTTTAGACCGATTCCGATCGGTTCTCAATCGAGAAGGGCAGGATTCATTCTCTGTGACCTACTTTTCTAGTGTCATTCATTTCCCTTACACACCGGCTTACCCATATTATAAAACTTTTACCGACCCAAATTATTACGGTAAGTATAAATATTTAAAGTTTGTAGATCCAACAAACTCTACTACTCCCGATGAAGAAGAAATAAAACAAATTCGGGGATTGTTTGACAGTGCTGTATTTGCCTTTGATTCTGAATTTGGAGATATCATTTCTGATTTAAAAGACAAAGGGATCTATGATGAGGCCATTATTATACTGACAGCTGACCACGGGGAAGCCTTGTATGAAGATGTCCATGGCCAAGGGCATGGAGAACATTTACGTGGGGAAGCCGTGACACATGTCCCTCTCCTTATTAAATTTCCTAAATCAACAAATTCGATAAAACCAAACCAACAATTTACTGGAATTACATCCAGTATTGATATCTATCCAACTCTTATGGATTATCTCAATATTGCCACCAAACAAAAGTTTCCTGGTAGGTCGTTATTGCCAACGATAGGAAAATCAAATTGGGAAGATGACCGTTTGGTTTATGCGGAAACTGGAATTTGGTTTTCTGATGCAGGGGATCATTTTTTTCAAAAACAGAGAATCCCTTATCCAAACATCCTTTCTCTTCACCAAGTGGTCCCCGAACAAGATTACCAAATTATGATCACAGATCCAATATATAGAGAAACCATTGCTTTTTCAAAACATAGGTCTGTTCAAAATTCCAATTACAAACTAATTTATATTCCAACCCGCCAAGGTGTGATTTTTGAATTGTATGACCGTAAAAAAGATCCTTTAAACACAAAGAATCTTTATCCGAACCACCCCATGGCAGTAAAAATGAAAGACATGTTGTATCAAACTGTGATTCAATGGGAAGACGCATCTCTCGCAGGAGAGTATTTAATACCAAGTTCTTTATCTGATATCAATGAAAACTAA
- the carB gene encoding carbamoyl-phosphate synthase large subunit, whose protein sequence is MPQRNDLKSILIIGSGPIVIGQACEFDYSGTQATKALREKGIRVILVNSNPATIMTDPDLADATYIEPLTVPVLEKIIKKEKPDAILPTVGGQTALNLALALHREGVLEKYNVELIGAKVDAIRKAEDRELFKLAMEKLGIRVAKSFMVSDMEAARKAKDEIGYPIIIRPAFTLGGTGGGTCYEESEFEEIAQKGLSASPISQVLVEESVMGWKEFELEVMRDLADNVVIICSIENLDPMGVHTGDSITVAPQQTLSDKEYQRLRDMSIDIIREIGVETGGSNIQFAVNPENGDVIVIEMNPRVSRSSALASKATGFPIAKIAALLSIGYTLDEIRNDITRVTPASFEPSIDYVVTKIPRFAFEKFPGSDPTLGVQMKAVGEAMAIGRNFKESFQKALRSLETDRFGFGSDGYLKELLEWESIPKEERKTWLTAKVKRPTDKRIFYVKMAFDFGMSVEEIFEICKIDPWFLYQFEELFQLENRFRKEGKAIIEEMKKSGFSNRQLAFLSKEEQILAQVRSGAAIEITKAKVEKTLREEEESIEKYLEEKNIHPVYKRIDTCAGEFEAFTPYMYSSYDEEDEADVTSKKKVMILGGGPNRIGQGIEFDYCCCHASFSLQEAGVESIMVNSNPETVSTDYDTSDRLYFEPLSLEDVMAIFKKEKPDGVIVQLGGQTPLKLAKALEKRGVPIMGTSPDSIDRAEDRKRFAEVLEKLSLKSPDNGIAASKDKAREIAKKIGYPVLVRPSYVLGGRAMLIVNEESELDRYMEEAEEVSEDRPLLVDSFLQDAIEVDVDALCDGKDVFIAGIMEHIEEAGIHSGDSACVLPPQSISQRMLQEIEEATYRLALELDVKGLINVQYAIKEETLYVLEVNPRASRTVPFVAKSIGIPVVKIAVRLMLGEPLSSFQLGKRFSAPMITVKEAVLPFSKFPGVDTILGPEMRSTGEVMGVAMTKGEAFVKAQIMAGEEPPKHGTVFVTINDKTKKELLESVRSLSNLGYNIIATEGTHKFLSDNGILSSKINKIYDGYFPNVIDYIKEKKIHLIINTPLSRVTRENAFTIRQAAIKYKVPCLTTAQAAKALIHGLAEMKDKGFSVNSLQEIHAKHKKN, encoded by the coding sequence ATGCCGCAACGTAACGACTTAAAATCAATTTTGATCATCGGATCCGGACCTATCGTCATCGGGCAGGCATGTGAGTTTGACTACTCCGGAACCCAGGCCACAAAGGCACTTCGGGAAAAGGGGATACGAGTGATTCTCGTAAATTCCAATCCGGCGACCATTATGACGGATCCCGATCTTGCTGATGCAACCTATATCGAACCACTCACAGTCCCTGTATTAGAAAAAATTATCAAAAAAGAAAAACCAGATGCCATCTTACCAACAGTAGGTGGACAAACTGCTTTGAATTTAGCATTAGCACTCCATCGCGAAGGTGTATTGGAAAAATACAATGTTGAGTTAATTGGTGCAAAGGTTGATGCCATTCGTAAAGCAGAGGATAGGGAACTATTCAAACTAGCGATGGAAAAACTGGGAATTCGTGTTGCAAAATCGTTTATGGTTTCCGACATGGAAGCAGCTAGAAAAGCAAAAGATGAAATTGGATATCCAATCATCATTAGACCTGCATTCACATTAGGTGGAACAGGCGGTGGAACATGTTACGAAGAATCTGAATTTGAAGAAATTGCTCAAAAAGGACTTTCTGCATCTCCCATCTCACAAGTATTAGTTGAAGAATCGGTGATGGGTTGGAAAGAGTTTGAGTTAGAAGTGATGAGAGATCTCGCTGACAACGTTGTCATCATTTGTTCTATTGAAAACTTAGATCCAATGGGTGTCCATACTGGGGATTCAATCACAGTTGCTCCTCAACAAACTCTAAGTGATAAAGAATACCAAAGACTGCGTGATATGTCCATTGATATCATCCGGGAAATTGGAGTGGAAACCGGTGGTTCGAATATCCAATTTGCTGTGAATCCAGAAAACGGAGATGTCATTGTTATTGAGATGAATCCACGTGTTTCACGTTCTTCTGCATTGGCATCGAAAGCTACAGGTTTTCCCATCGCAAAAATTGCCGCATTACTTTCCATTGGTTACACTTTAGATGAAATCAGAAATGACATCACTCGAGTGACACCGGCAAGTTTTGAACCTTCCATTGATTATGTTGTGACTAAAATTCCAAGATTCGCTTTTGAAAAATTCCCAGGTTCTGATCCAACCTTAGGTGTTCAGATGAAAGCTGTTGGCGAAGCCATGGCCATTGGTCGTAACTTCAAAGAAAGTTTTCAAAAAGCACTGAGATCACTTGAAACAGATCGTTTTGGATTTGGTAGTGATGGTTATTTAAAAGAACTTTTAGAATGGGAGTCTATTCCGAAAGAGGAAAGAAAAACCTGGTTAACAGCTAAAGTAAAACGTCCAACAGACAAACGAATTTTTTATGTGAAGATGGCATTTGATTTTGGAATGAGTGTCGAAGAAATTTTTGAAATTTGTAAAATTGATCCATGGTTTCTTTATCAATTCGAAGAATTGTTCCAATTAGAAAACAGATTTCGAAAAGAGGGAAAGGCAATCATCGAAGAGATGAAAAAATCAGGTTTTTCAAACCGCCAACTTGCCTTCCTTTCGAAAGAAGAACAAATCCTCGCACAAGTTCGTAGTGGTGCGGCAATTGAAATCACAAAAGCAAAAGTAGAAAAAACTCTTAGAGAAGAAGAAGAGTCCATCGAAAAATATTTAGAAGAAAAAAATATCCATCCAGTGTATAAGAGAATTGATACATGTGCTGGAGAATTTGAAGCATTTACACCGTATATGTATTCTTCTTACGATGAAGAGGACGAAGCTGACGTTACTTCGAAAAAGAAGGTGATGATCCTTGGTGGTGGTCCAAACCGGATCGGACAAGGAATTGAGTTTGATTATTGCTGCTGTCATGCTTCGTTTTCGTTACAGGAAGCTGGAGTAGAATCCATTATGGTCAACTCCAATCCAGAAACCGTTTCCACAGATTATGATACCTCTGACAGATTGTATTTTGAACCATTAAGCCTTGAAGATGTCATGGCAATTTTTAAAAAGGAAAAACCTGATGGTGTGATTGTTCAATTAGGTGGACAGACTCCTTTAAAATTAGCAAAAGCTCTTGAGAAACGTGGTGTTCCAATTATGGGAACAAGTCCTGATTCCATTGACCGAGCCGAAGATCGTAAACGTTTTGCTGAAGTATTGGAAAAACTGAGTTTAAAGTCACCTGACAATGGTATTGCGGCATCCAAAGACAAAGCAAGGGAAATCGCAAAAAAAATTGGATATCCTGTTTTAGTCAGACCTTCCTATGTATTGGGTGGAAGGGCTATGCTCATCGTAAACGAAGAGTCAGAGCTTGATAGATATATGGAAGAAGCAGAAGAAGTATCGGAAGATAGGCCACTTCTTGTGGATTCCTTTTTGCAAGATGCGATCGAAGTGGATGTGGATGCACTTTGTGATGGCAAGGATGTATTTATAGCAGGTATTATGGAACATATTGAAGAAGCGGGGATTCACTCCGGTGACTCGGCTTGTGTTTTACCTCCTCAATCCATATCCCAACGAATGTTACAAGAAATCGAAGAAGCAACATACCGTTTAGCTTTGGAATTAGATGTAAAGGGTTTGATCAACGTACAATATGCGATCAAAGAAGAAACACTTTATGTTTTAGAAGTTAATCCCCGTGCTTCAAGAACTGTTCCTTTCGTTGCAAAGTCCATTGGTATCCCGGTTGTAAAAATTGCCGTAAGACTTATGTTAGGCGAACCTTTGTCATCTTTCCAACTCGGTAAACGATTTTCTGCACCTATGATTACCGTTAAAGAAGCAGTATTGCCTTTTAGTAAATTTCCAGGTGTTGATACCATCCTTGGTCCAGAGATGAGATCCACTGGGGAAGTAATGGGTGTTGCAATGACCAAGGGAGAAGCCTTTGTCAAAGCTCAGATTATGGCAGGAGAAGAACCTCCTAAACATGGAACTGTTTTTGTGACTATCAACGATAAAACGAAAAAAGAACTGTTGGAGTCAGTTAGGTCTTTATCTAATTTAGGATACAATATCATTGCCACTGAAGGAACACATAAATTTCTTTCGGATAATGGAATTCTTTCTAGTAAAATTAACAAAATCTACGATGGATACTTTCCAAACGTGATTGATTATATTAAAGAAAAGAAAATCCATTTGATCATCAATACGCCACTCTCAAGAGTCACGCGTGAGAATGCATTTACGATTCGCCAAGCAGCGATTAAATACAAAGTGCCTTGTTTGACTACTGCTCAAGCAGCAAAAGCACTCATTCACGGTTTGGCAGAAATGAAAGATAAAGGATTTTCGGTGAATTCCCTTCAGGAAATTCACGCGAAACATAAAAAAAATTAA
- a CDS encoding DUF1499 domain-containing protein codes for MNQKVSLILFTLLVLLVGCTGTRPEYLGVKSGKLNDCPKTPNCISSFADPSDKEHYRNPVPYKKSLVDAYGILKGKLEQSPRTKIIQENSSYIYTEFTSLIMRYVDDVEFYFDEKNKLLHFRSASRLGKSDLGVNRKRIELLLKDLDI; via the coding sequence ATGAACCAAAAAGTCTCACTCATTCTATTCACTCTCCTTGTCCTACTAGTCGGATGTACGGGAACACGACCGGAATATCTAGGAGTCAAATCAGGGAAATTGAACGATTGCCCCAAAACTCCAAATTGTATTAGCAGTTTTGCAGATCCCTCCGATAAAGAACACTATCGTAATCCTGTCCCTTACAAAAAATCGCTAGTAGATGCATATGGAATCCTGAAAGGAAAACTAGAACAATCTCCCCGAACCAAAATCATACAAGAGAATTCGAGTTATATCTATACCGAATTTACATCTCTCATTATGAGATATGTAGATGATGTAGAATTTTATTTTGATGAAAAAAATAAACTTCTTCACTTTCGGTCTGCTTCCCGATTGGGAAAATCAGATTTGGGAGTGAATCGAAAACGAATTGAGTTATTACTCAAGGATTTAGATATCTAA
- a CDS encoding TetR/AcrR family transcriptional regulator, whose amino-acid sequence MPIFVTKGVSSVSMRELSKELGVSTGTLYHYFPTKEILFESMVKQLVAIDEKEITELSESHTGLQDIMAFVAKREEHFINLMLLAVDVKRHLSESSELMQLVEDSFTSYRTALDRFFPSTTNTNSGKAFLSFFLGALFLKNNATEETNWPELFEGLGNLMTLFQSKE is encoded by the coding sequence ATGCCTATTTTTGTAACGAAAGGTGTTTCATCTGTCTCGATGCGCGAATTATCAAAGGAGTTAGGTGTTTCAACGGGAACCCTTTACCATTACTTTCCAACGAAAGAGATTCTATTTGAATCTATGGTAAAACAACTCGTTGCCATTGATGAAAAAGAGATTACCGAACTTTCTGAAAGTCATACGGGTCTCCAGGACATTATGGCTTTCGTTGCAAAACGAGAGGAACATTTTATAAACCTAATGTTACTTGCTGTGGATGTAAAGAGACACTTGAGTGAATCGAGTGAACTTATGCAACTAGTGGAAGATTCATTTACTTCGTATCGAACAGCTTTGGATCGATTTTTTCCTTCGACGACTAATACAAATAGTGGTAAGGCATTTTTGTCATTTTTTCTGGGAGCATTGTTTTTAAAAAATAATGCAACTGAGGAAACCAATTGGCCGGAACTTTTTGAAGGTTTGGGGAACCTCATGACATTGTTTCAAAGCAAAGAATAA
- a CDS encoding alkane 1-monooxygenase: MTFTKRLSFLLSFILPILVVVAEWVGGLTYLLVPITVFVFLPLLDFVLGKDNSNPDESNFLKLQNDFYFRFLTQVWAYLQLAFVIWSVYRIAVYPHSLVEFILFAISVGIVTGGIGITVGHELGHKNMRYEQFLAKMIYMTVCYMHFFIEHNRGHHTNVSTPNDPASSKKNQSFYQFYLQTVFGAYQSAWELETKRLKKLGLSSLHYRNEMIWYLVVTILFLTLMVGFGSMYSFNVIRWDILGFLLLQSLIAFSLLELTNYIEHYGLKRKEIGNGKFEKVLPIHSWNQNYFVSNAFLFHLQRHSDHHANAGRRYQVLRHFEEAPQLPFGYELMILIALFPPLWFQMMNPILESWELKNPLKH; the protein is encoded by the coding sequence ATGACATTCACCAAAAGACTTAGTTTTTTACTTAGTTTTATTTTGCCGATTTTGGTTGTTGTTGCCGAATGGGTTGGTGGCCTTACCTATTTGTTGGTTCCGATTACGGTCTTTGTTTTTTTACCATTGTTGGATTTTGTTTTAGGAAAAGACAACTCGAATCCAGACGAATCTAATTTCCTCAAATTACAAAATGATTTCTATTTCCGTTTTCTAACGCAAGTGTGGGCTTATCTTCAACTTGCCTTTGTTATTTGGTCCGTTTACAGAATTGCCGTATACCCACATTCCTTGGTTGAATTTATTCTGTTTGCGATATCAGTCGGAATTGTAACGGGTGGAATTGGCATTACTGTTGGCCATGAGCTTGGGCATAAAAACATGCGTTATGAACAATTTCTTGCCAAGATGATTTATATGACAGTTTGTTATATGCACTTTTTTATTGAACACAATCGAGGGCATCATACAAACGTCTCTACTCCTAACGATCCTGCTTCCTCCAAAAAAAACCAATCATTCTATCAATTTTATCTTCAAACAGTCTTCGGTGCTTACCAATCTGCTTGGGAGTTAGAAACAAAACGTTTAAAAAAGTTGGGACTCAGCTCGCTTCATTATCGAAATGAAATGATATGGTATTTGGTAGTTACTATTCTCTTTTTGACATTGATGGTGGGATTTGGATCAATGTATTCTTTCAATGTTATCCGTTGGGATATACTCGGATTTTTGTTGTTACAATCGCTAATAGCATTTTCCCTATTGGAGTTGACCAATTACATTGAACATTATGGCTTGAAGAGAAAAGAAATTGGCAATGGTAAATTTGAAAAAGTACTACCCATTCATTCTTGGAATCAAAACTATTTTGTTTCCAATGCTTTTTTGTTTCACCTACAAAGACACTCAGACCATCATGCAAATGCGGGTAGGCGATACCAAGTTTTAAGACATTTTGAAGAAGCTCCTCAACTGCCATTTGGTTATGAATTGATGATTCTTATCGCTTTGTTTCCGCCGCTTTGGTTTCAAATGATGAATCCAATTTTAGAGTCTTGGGAATTAAAGAATCCATTGAAACATTAA
- a CDS encoding DUF2339 domain-containing protein has translation MEEKETKEILTRIQSMERELSFLKERVLSLSNTQTPQEQIRTKPAPAPTVVHQTEVSLNDGPNWFVQWIGENLFVKLGVFSLLLASIWFFYLAIEEYWINESVRIWIGLVLAIPVLIYGFRVRNTRPYLSPSLMGLGIAVLFSAYYSGYLWYDLYSTETCFVGLLILSLTTVAIAHSQKSEVLFGFASLGAFLVPLLLSTGQNSYPFLFTYLLLWNILFFWVRKDTNWKIMPLLLLGANHLIFVGWADSNLADAKPFYPIVFQLGVFLLFLLREFQTLETSKSKDLILTITAIGFTLGLGFVQSFWIFSVFYPIAKPFLLTLILILFYGLYERSIRRTTLSLDKKKLYDIIGLFGLPFIVSLIVIGTTGKFLAFSLISFAFLVTIASTYSKQLYMYWAAFPVWFFALFYIFAFTYRSQNEIPFLNGRFLVFATGSVYLVLSYLYSRKFSDFSKLFLYAAYPYWLLGTFVEIYLGFPEEKQLFLYTLSLIVYGLVALTIGFLKKIQSLRYVGFGSLSLVIIKFYLYDFWNLSLGYRILAGLFLGVTLIVTGTLYNHFKKETK, from the coding sequence GTGGAAGAAAAAGAAACAAAAGAAATCCTAACAAGGATTCAATCCATGGAGAGGGAGCTTTCTTTTCTAAAAGAAAGAGTTTTATCCCTCTCTAATACCCAAACTCCGCAAGAGCAGATTCGCACAAAACCGGCCCCTGCTCCTACAGTTGTCCACCAAACAGAGGTATCATTAAATGATGGACCCAATTGGTTTGTTCAGTGGATCGGAGAAAATTTATTTGTAAAGTTAGGAGTATTCTCATTACTTCTTGCTTCAATCTGGTTTTTCTATTTAGCAATTGAAGAATATTGGATCAATGAATCTGTTCGAATTTGGATTGGCCTTGTTTTGGCAATTCCGGTTCTAATTTATGGATTCCGTGTAAGGAATACAAGACCCTACCTTTCACCAAGTCTTATGGGTCTTGGAATTGCAGTTTTATTTTCAGCGTACTATTCGGGATATCTTTGGTATGATCTCTACTCTACTGAAACCTGTTTTGTTGGTTTACTAATCCTAAGTTTAACCACAGTCGCCATTGCCCATTCTCAAAAAAGCGAAGTGTTATTTGGATTTGCATCTCTTGGTGCATTTTTAGTTCCCCTGCTACTATCGACAGGACAAAACTCATATCCATTTTTATTCACTTATCTACTTTTATGGAATATTTTATTTTTCTGGGTACGAAAAGATACAAACTGGAAAATCATGCCACTCCTTTTGCTTGGAGCAAATCACCTAATCTTTGTTGGCTGGGCTGATTCAAACCTAGCCGATGCAAAACCATTTTATCCAATTGTCTTCCAATTGGGAGTTTTTCTATTGTTTCTTTTGAGAGAATTTCAAACATTAGAAACTTCAAAATCAAAAGACCTCATTCTCACCATCACTGCTATCGGGTTTACATTGGGACTTGGATTTGTACAGTCATTTTGGATTTTTTCTGTTTTTTATCCAATTGCAAAGCCATTTTTACTGACCTTAATCCTTATCTTATTTTATGGATTGTATGAACGTTCTATCAGAAGAACAACCTTAAGTTTGGATAAGAAAAAACTATATGATATCATTGGGTTATTTGGTCTCCCATTCATTGTAAGTTTAATCGTCATTGGAACCACGGGAAAATTTTTGGCTTTTAGTCTCATCAGTTTCGCTTTCCTTGTAACCATTGCATCCACCTACTCCAAACAATTGTATATGTATTGGGCGGCTTTCCCTGTTTGGTTTTTTGCATTGTTCTACATTTTTGCTTTCACTTATCGCTCTCAAAACGAAATCCCTTTCTTAAACGGAAGATTTTTGGTATTCGCAACAGGATCGGTTTATCTGGTACTTTCTTATCTCTACAGCAGAAAGTTCTCTGATTTTTCTAAACTCTTTTTATATGCTGCCTATCCCTATTGGTTGCTTGGTACTTTCGTTGAAATTTACCTTGGATTTCCAGAAGAAAAACAATTATTTCTCTATACGCTCAGTTTGATTGTTTATGGATTAGTTGCTTTAACCATCGGATTCCTCAAAAAAATCCAATCTCTCAGATATGTTGGATTTGGCTCATTATCCCTAGTCATCATAAAATTCTACTTATATGATTTTTGGAATTTGAGTTTAGGTTACCGTATTCTCGCAGGTTTATTCTTAGGTGTTACACTCATTGTAACAGGAACATTATACAATCATTTCAAAAAGGAAACAAAATGA